The segment CCAGGCGCTCGTGGAAGTCGTTACGGACGAGCCTGCGGACAATGAACGCGAGCGGCTCCTCGGTCACGCAAGACGCCTCTTGTCCGAACGCTCGGCAGCCCCGAGCTGACTTCATTCGCACGCTGGCTCATCACGCAACCGGCCTCATCTTGCCGCAATGAGGCGAATACATATTTGGGCATTGCATGAACGAGCGCTCGTTTTCGCCGTCACGCCGCAATGCATTTGTATGCAATGCAGAACGGCCATGTCCGAGCATACGACCGAACTGTTTTTTACGCCAAACCACGAAGGATCAGGGTCGCGAGCGACGCCGTGGTCGTGCCCGAATTACATTGTGGATCAAGACGATCCGGCGTGGCATGACGGAGCCATTCCGCATGATTTCCCTCGTCGCCGGCACTCGTCCAAACTTCATGAAAATCGCCCCCATTTGGCGAGCGCTTTCGAAACGGCACGTGCGCACGCGACTGCTCCATACGGGCCAGCACTTCGACGCGTCGATGAGCGAGGTGTTCTTTCGCGATCTGGGACTGCCTGCACCCGACCTGACACTGCACACCGGAGGGGGTTCTCCTGCGGAACAAACCGCCGCAGTCCTCGTGGGCGTCGAAGCGGATCTCGTTGCGCATCGCCCTCGCGCAGTGGTCGTCGTCGGAGATGTGACGAGCACCCTGGCCGCGGCGCTTGCCGCAGCGAAATTGGGGATTGCGGTCGTGCACGTGGAAGCGGGTTTACGTTCACGAGACTGGACGATGCCCGAAGAGATCAACCGAGTTTTGACGGACCAACTGTCGGACTTGCTGCTCATCCCCTCGCGCGATGCAGAGACAAACCTTCTGGCCGAGGGTATCGCGGCAGAGCGCATCGTGTTCGTCGGCAACGTGATGATCGATTCGCTCCTCCATACCGCTTCGCATCCGACGGATGTCGTCGCACGCTTCGATCTCGCGGACAAACCGTTTGCCCTCGTCACGCTGCATCGCCCTGCGAACGTGGACGAACGGGATGCGTTCGTTCGAGCGATCGACGCCGTCGAAGCGATCGCTCGGCGCATCAAGGTGCTCTTTCCGCTGCATCCGCGCACGGCGGCGCGCGCAAATGCTTTGGGTTTGTCCGGTCGTATTCGTGCGATGCAGAACTTGCGTCTCGCCGAGCCGCTTGGTCACGCCGACTTCGTGACGTTGATGACCCATGCCAAGTTCGTCGCGACAGACTCGGGCGGGCTTCAAGAGGAAACCACGGCGCTCGGGATCCCGTGCCTCACGATGCGCAAGGGCACTGAACGTCCCATCACGTTGACCGAAGGAACCAACACGATTGTTGGTCTCGACGCACCGCTGATTGGACGGGAAGTCGACGCGATCTTGGCCGGCAACGGCAAGCGGGGGCGCATTCCCGAAGGTTGGGACGGACAAACAGGCGAACGGATCGCCGATGCGCTCATCGCGTTCCTCGCCGGCACGCCGCCTCCCAAGACGGCCGTGCACCGAGCCTGATCTGCCTAACCCTTCAGTGCTCGAAGGAGCTCAGCGGCACCAAGGGCGTGCGCGATGCAGCCGCTCAGCAGGTTTGGATCGTCCCCGCCCGCAACTTGGGGGACATGCCCAACGGCGAGCTCGCGATCAGCCGCAGATGCGATGAGCGTCGGCAGCTCGAGCACGAGCGGATCGTCTGGCGGTAAAACGGCCCGCGCGGCCCTTGCGTACGGCCCGAGGAGCCACGGAAAAACCGACCCTTGGTGATGTGCCGCGTAACGCTCGTCGACGGTGCCCTCGCAGCGGCCCTTGTAAGCCGGCTCGTGAGGCGCGAGCGTCCGCAAGCCAGCCGGTGTGACGAGCTCGCTGCGCGCGCGATCTAGCGTCGAACGCGCACGATCAGGCGCAAAACATCGGGAATCGATCGCGAGCGCAAGCACCGCGTTGGGGCGGATGGTTTCGTCCTGAAAACTGTCTTCGCCCGTTTCGGCTTCGGAAATGACGTCGTAGGGATACGACGTGCGCTCGCACCAGAAGCGAGCTTGAAATGCCGATCGCGCTCGGTGACAAGCGGTATCGGCTCGATCCGCAAGCGCATCGAGTCCAGCGGCGCTCGCGAGTCTCGCAAGCGAGAAGCATGCGCGTGCCCAGAGTGCGGTGAGCTCTACGGGACAGCCCACACGCGACGTGACGACTTTGCCGTGAGCGCGAGCATCCATCCAGGTCAGCGCATCACCGGAACGTCCAGCGGCGAGCAGTCCATCACGTGTGACGTGCATGTCGTGAGGCGCGCCTCGTAACACCAGCTCGAACACGTTCGAGAGCACAGGGAGCAGTTCGTCTTTGACAAACGGATGGGTTTCTCCGAGCAGCTCGGCAAAACCCTGTGCAACATCGAAGAGCCAGAGCGTCGTGTCCGCCGCTGCGGTATCGAGTGCTCCGCCTTGATCGGGCAAGCGATTCGGCACGAGCCCCTCGTGCATCGACGCGATCATCGTCCGAACGGCGCCCATCGCTTCAGTGACGTTGCCGGTTGCAAAGTACAAACCGGGCACGGACATGATGGCTTCTCGCCCCCACGCATCGACCCACGGATATGCGGGTACGATCGCCGGCCGCTCCACGGCGTCTGCGCGGAAGAGTTTTGCTGCAAGCGACAAACGCCGCTCGAGGGCCGGACGTTCCGGGCCTGGATCCGCCGCCGCGATTGCATCGCACGCAGCAGCGACGAGCGCTTCGGGGCTGCCTTCGGGAGCCTTGTCGACGCCGACGAGCAAGTAGTTCGGTATGCCCGATGGATCCGGCCGAATTTCGAACACTCCAGGCGTCCAGAGGTCCTCGTGAAACTCCATTCCACGCGAACGCTCCTCGAAGTACTCGAAGCGGCGCCACCAATCGGGTGAGCCTACGAAAGTGCCTTCGTAGCGAAAACACAGCCTCGGCAGCGCGCGCATCGGACGTACGCGCATCTCACCGGCACGCAGTTCGACACGCTGTTCCATCGCTCCGTGCTCGCGCATCATCTCGTGCATGTGCCGCATCGCGAGCAGCGGGCGCAGCGTGCAGATGACAGGCTGCGGACCGCGCCAGGTGTATCGCAAGACGGCAGCGTTTTCCCCGGGCACGAGCGCCAGAAGGACTTCGAGCTCGCCGCCGGCGACGGCATACGTCCACCGCGGCAAGGGATCTTGATCGAATCGTTCGAGGTAAAACGAGCCGTGATCCGGATCGAGCCCTGGGAACTGGTGCTTGGCAAGGTCCCACAAGCCGCGAGGGGCTCCGGGTTTCGGCGGCACGATCACCGTCACGTCGACGTGCGACAACGTCACATGACGACCACGCGGCGGATCGAACGCAGCGACGAGCAAGCCATGGTAGCGGCGCGTGTGCAGGCAAGCGATCGTCGAGCTTGCGTACGCGCCTGCGCCGTTGCCGAGGATCCACTCGCGGCTACGCGCAAGGCCCAGGTCTCCGTGCACTTTCAGGTGCGGATAAACCAGTGCATCTTCGAAGCGGCTAACGCTCGTCATCCTGCTGGCCCTTGCCGATCGAAGGCTTGCTCGGCCGCACGCTGCATGACGTCGAGCGGCGGTGACTGGCCAATCCACAGCTCGATCGAGCGTGCAGCCTGCCGAACGAGCATGCCGAGACCACCTCGAGCAAGGAGCCCGTGCGCCATGGCAGCTCGCAAAAACGGAGTCACCGGCGGATTATAGACGACGTCATAGGCGAGTGTGTGCTGAGCAAGCTCGGCCCACGGAACGATTTCCGTCACGGCTTCTCCTGCGTCGGCTCCGGCCATCCCGGCGCTCGTCGCTTGCACGACGAGGGACGATGCGCGGACAAACTCGAACCATTCGCTCTGCAACCGTTGGACTGCCAAAGGACCTGACCCGGGATCGTTCGATGGCCATGGGAAAACCTCGGCCCCGAGCGCTCGCATGCGGCCCGTAACCGGCAAAGTCTCGAGATATTCCCGGCTCAGCCACGAGCGAGAGGTCACTCCGACGCGTTCGTAGCCGAGCTTTCGACAAGCTACGACCGCCGCAAATCCTGCGCCTCCGCCACCGATGACCACGGCATGCAAACGCGGCGCCTCGGGCAAATCGGTCTCGATGTCGCGTGCAAGAGCTTCGGCATCGGTGTTGTAGGCATGTATGCGGCCGTCGTCATCACGACACAGGACGTTCGCAACACCGGGCTCCACGGCACTCGCATCGACCACGTCGGCCATTTCGAGCGCCGCGCGTTTATGCGGCAACGTCACGTTTGCCCCGCCAAACTTGCCCGCGCGCAGGTCGTCGAATGCTCGAACGAGGTCGGCTTCGGTTGGAAGATCGATCGCTCGAAACGTGTACGCAAGCCCAAGTGCCGCATATGCCGCCCCGTGAATGACGGGCGAAAGCGAATGCGACACAGGGTGGCCAAAGAGTGCGAATACCCGCCCCTCACTCATCGGTTCCTGTGTCTCGCAAGGATGGTTGTCGTTCCGGTAAAACCTCGAGAACTTCCGCAACGAGCGCTCCATGATGGACACGCACGGAGATGCGATCGCCCGCGGCAACGTCGGTCGCGCTACGCACGGCACGGCCGCCTTCGGTCGTGGCGATGGCGTATCCGCGAGCAAGCACGGCAAGCGGCGACATCGCATCCATCCGCACGGCTTGGCTTCCGAGACGCGTGCGCAGACTTTCCATGCGACGATGCATGGCTGCACCGAGACGAACCTCGAGCGGTCCGATGGCCCCGCGCGCTGATGCAACGACCGCACGTGGATGCCTCGATCCCAGTCGCGTTTCCAGTTGCGAGAGCTCGGTTTGTCGTTTTGCAACCGCTCGACGCAGCGCCCGTTCGAGGCGCATTTCCGCTTCGTCGAGCTGCTGCTGTCGTTCGGCGACGAGCTGTGCAGGTGAACCAACACGAGACGTCAGCCGATCGAGGTTTGCCCGCCGCGTACTCACGTTGTGCTTCATCGCGCGGTACGTACGCTGGAAGAGTTGCTTGAGCACCGTGAGACGAGCTGCGCGATCGGGCACGAGCATCTCGGCCGCTTGCGAGGGCGTCGCGGCTCGCGCATCGGCGACGAGATCCGTGAGTGTCGTATCAATCTCGTGCCCCACAGCGCTGACGACCGGCACGGACAAACTCGCGACTTTCCGCACGAGGGCTTCGTCGTTGTACGCAAGGAGGTCTTCGGCAGATCCCCCTCCCCGACCAAGGATGATGACTTCGACTTCGGGCACACGCGCGAGCATGTCGAGCGCTCGGACCATGGATTGCGCCGCCCCGGCACCTTGAACCGTTGCACGTGCAAGCAAAATGCGCGGCGATGCGCGGCGGAACGAAACCGCGATGATGTCGTGAATCGCCGCTCCATCGCCACTCGTGACGACACCGATCACCTGCGGATCCTGCGGCAACGGTCGCTTGCGTTCCGGGGCAAACAGGCCTTCGGACGCGAGACGTTGTTTGAGTCGCTCGAGCGCTTCGAGCAGCGCTCCACGGCCAACCGGTCGAACGTCTGTCGCGACAAACTGAAGCTGGCCACGAGGGACATACACCGTGGCGCGCCCGATGAGCACGACGCGCGCACCGTCGGCAAGCATCTTTCGCGCTCGCGGAGGCGCTGTTTTGTACATGACGCAGTCCACGCACGCCTCTTCCGCTTCGTCCTTCAGCTTGAAGTACGCATGCCCGCTCGAGTGCAGCCGCATGCCGGCGACTTCGCCGACGACGCGAGCGTCTTGGGTGCCGCCTTCGACGAGGCGTTTCAGCCGATGGTCGAGCTCGGCGACGGAGATCACCGGCGGCTCTTCGGGCCTTCGCATGGTGGGGCGTTGCGCTTGCACGCCGTCCCCTCCGGGCCGAAATGCCGCGATGGGTTCCGAATCTCCTGGCCCTTCGTACGGGAAATCGGGGCCTAGATCACGCCTTTGCACGGGGCGCGTGGCGTAGCTCGTAAGCGACCCGAGGGAAAGTGAAACCGACGTTTAGCTGGTTCCTTCCTGGCAGGTGGGTGTGCTACGTCCTCGGCGTGATCCGTAAGGTTCTCATAGCCAACCGCGGCGAAATCGCCGTCCGCATCATCCGTACGTTGCGCGAGCTTGGAATCGCGTCCGTTGCTGTATACAGCGACGCCGATCGCCAATCGCTGCACGTCAGACTGGCCGACGAGGCCTACCCCATCGGTCCTGCTCCGGCTCGAGAGAGCTACCTGCTCATCGAGCGCATCCTTGGAGCCGCGCGAAAGTCCGGCGCGGACGCGATTCATCCAGGATATGGGTTCCTTTCGGAAAACCGCGAGTTCGCCGAAGCATGTGAAAACGCGGGCATCGTGTTCATTGGTCCGCCAGCGAGCGCCATGGCTGCGATGGGATCGAAAACGGCTGCACGCGCAAAGATGGCCGCAGCGGGCGTGCCGATCACGCCTGGAGGTGACGCTTCGACGGTCGAGGAAGCACGGGCAACGGCTGCGCGCGTGGGTTACCCCGTGCTGCTCAAGGCGGCGATGGGCGGAGGCGGCAAAGGCATGCGCTTGGTCCACGACGCAAGCGAAATGGAGAGCGCTTTCGACAGGGCTCGAAGCGAGGCTCTCCGCGCCTTTGGCGACGCGACGGTCTACATCGAAAAAGCGATCCTCGAGCCGCGTCACGTCGAGATCCAGGTGCTCGGCGACAAGCACGGCAACATGGTGCATCTATTCGAGCGCGATTGTTCGATTCAGCGCCGACATCAGAAAGTCGTGGAGGAGACCCCCTGCCCCGTCGCGACGCCCGAGCTCATTGCGCGTATGGGTGAAGTTGCGGTGAAGGGCGCCCTTTCGGTAGGGTACTTTTCCGCAGGCACGTTCGAGTTTTTGCTCGGGGAAGACGGAAATTTTTACTTCCTCGAAATGAATACGCGTCTGCAGGTCGAGCATCCGATCACGGAATGGATTACCGGGACGGACCTCGTGGCAGAAATGATTCGCGTTGCTGCTGGAGAAAAGCTTCCTTTCCGCCAGGAAAACATCACGCGGCGCGGAGCTGCCATCGAATGCCGCATTTACGCAGAAGATCCGATGGGATTTTTGCCAAGCCCCGGAAAAATCGAATGCTTGCGCGTTCCTTCCGGGCCGTGGCTTCGTGACGATGGAGGGTTTTACGAAGGCGCCATCGTGCCGAGCCATTACGATCCCTTGATCTCCAAAATCAGCACGTGGGGACCGGATCGGCCGACGGCGCTCCGACGCATGCGCCGCGCGCTTTCGGAATACGTCGTGACGGGGATCAAGACCAATATCGTTTTCCACGAAAAACTGCTGGCGCACCCGGCATTCGAATCGGGTCGTTACGCGACGAGCTTCATCGACAAGCACAAGGCCGAGCTGTGTTCATATTCTGAGCTTGGGCCGGAAGAAGAACTGCATTTTGCGGCGGCCATTGCTGCGGCGACCGCGCGTAACGAGCGCAAGGCGCAACCCGCAACGGGCGATGATGTATCGGGCAACCACTGCGGACTTTCGCCGTGGGTGCAGCAACATCGGGCAACCGTGCTCCGATAGTCGCCAAGTGCGACCGTCCATTTTACGCTCGGGCCCCTCGCGGTGTCTCACGCATCTCGAGGGCCTACACGATGCGCGTTACACGATGGAGCACATTCTTCGCATTGACCGGCGTTCTGCTCGCGGGCTGCAGCGACAACGGCAACTCCACGAGCACGACCACGAGCAGTTCGAGCAGCGGAAGCGGGGGCAGCGGAGGCACGGGCGGTAGCGGCGGATCCGGCGCTCGCTGCCAGGTGGAAGCGGCCAGCGAACCGGGCGTCGTTGCATTGGATAGCGGTCTCGTACGAGGCACGAAAGAAAGCGCATCCTGGGTATTTCGCGGAATTCCCTATGCGGCGCCACCTACCGGGGACAAACGATGGAAGCCGCCCGAGCTGGCCGCATGTTGGGATGACGTGCGCGATGCAAATGCGTTTGGCGCGGTATGCCCACAGCTCGACAAGACGAAGCAACCCATTGGCAATGAAGACTGCTTGACACTCAATGTCTGGGCACCCGACGGCGCAATGGCTGGAAGCGCCCCGCTGCCCGTGCTCTTTTTCATTCACGGGGGCGGTAACATCCAAGGCTCGAGCAGCGAAATACTCGCGGGTATGGCGCCTATTTACAATGGCATTTACCTGAGCGAAGCGAGCAAAGCCATTGTCGTTACCATCAATTACCGATTGGGACCGCTGGGATTCTTGACGCTGCCCGAGCTCAGCGCGGAATCAGCCTGGGGAGCTTCGGGCAATTATGGATTGCTGGATCAAATCGCCGCACTCGAATGGGTACAGAAAAACATTGCGGCATTTGGTGGGGATCCATCGAAAGTCATGGTCTTCGGTGAATCCGCAGGAGCCGTCGATACGATCACGCTCGTTGCATCGCCGCTTGCAAAAGGTCTCTTTTCCGCAGCGCTCGCACAAAGCGGCGGCGCCCCGTCGACTCCGCAGAAGGATGCGGAAACCGCAATGGCCGCTCGAGTGGACATGTCGTCGTGCGGGAATGCATCCGACCGCGTCATGTGTTTGCGTGGAAAAACCGCGAATGAATTGCTGGCCGAAATCCCGGGTTCCATCAGCGTCAGTGGCGTATCGCTCGGGAGCAACGCGGCCAATTACGGGCCCATCATCGATGGACATGTGCTGCCCAAAGCAACGTCGGCCATTTTCGCGGCTGGCGAACACAATCACATGCCATTCGCCATTGGCACGAATGCCGAAGAGCTCGCCGACATGCTCACCGTGAAGGTCGATACGGAAGCAGAATTTCAGGGGATCATCAATCTCAACTTCGGCACGCTCGCGCCCGACGTGCTGGCGGCATACCCCCTTGCCGATTACCCATCGCCGCAACACGCGCTCGTTGCCGTGTATTCGGACCTGCGTTTCACGTGCCCCACGCGAATCCTCGCGAGCAGCATTTCCAAAACGCAAACCGAACCCGTGTATCGATATTTCTTCACGCGCCAGGCAAAAACAGCGCAAGGAAACCAACCCGCCAAACACGGGATCGAGCTGCTCTACGTGTTCCGCACGATGACGGACATTCCGCTCTTCAATCCAGCGCCGGAGGACTTGGCATTGGCAGACTCAATCATGGGATATTGGAGCCGCTTTGGAGCAACGGGCAGCCCGAATGGAGCGGGCGCCGTCGAATGGCCCAAGTACGACATGCTCAAAGACCCGCACCTCGTGCTCGATAGCCCCATCACGACGGGCGAAGGCGTCCGCACGGCGCAATGTGATGCATGGGAAGCCATTCTCACGAAAGCGCCGTAGCGCTTACGCTCACTCCGCTGCTGGAACCGCGGCCGTATGCACCGGCTTGCGCGTCGAAAGCCCCGCATCGCGAATGAGCGCCGTGTCTTCGTTCTCGTCCGGATTGGGCGTCGTGAGCAGTTTGTCGCCGTAGAAGATCGAGTTTGCCCCGACGTACAAACACATCATCTGCGCTTCGCGCGTAAGCTCCGTCCGACCCGCGGACAAACGCACGCGGCTCTTCGGCATCACGACACGCGCCGTCGCGATCATCCGGACAAACTCGAGCGGATCCACCGGCGGAAGGTGTTCGAGCGGCGTGCCGGGTGCTCGCACGAGCGCGTTGATCGGCACGCTCTCCGGATGCGGATCGAGCCGTGCAAGCTCGACGAGCATCGCGCACCGATCGCGCACACTTTCACCCATCCCGATGATCCCACCCGAACACACCGTGATGCCAGCTTTGCGCACGTTGCGAAGGGTAACGAGTCGTTCGTCGTACGTACGCGTCGAGATGATCGAACGGTAGTGCTCACGCGATGTGTCGAGGTTGTGGTTGTACGCATCGAGCCCCGCGTCCTTGAGCTTGCAAGCCTGCTCTTCGGTCAACATCCCGAGCGTCACGCACGCTTCGAGGCCCATGCCCTTGACGCCGCGAACCATCGACAAGACGCGATCGAACGCCGGGCCGTCCTTCACTTCGCGCCACGCAGCGCCCATGCAAAACCGCGTCGAACCGGCTTCCTTCGCGCGCTCGGCCGAAGCGAGCACGTCATCGACGTCGAGCATCTTCTCTGGCGTGACTTTGGTCTCGTAATGCGACGACTGCGGACAATACGCGCAGTCTTCAGGACATGCGCCCGTCTTGACGCTGAGCAACGTGCAAAGCTCAACCTCGCCGTCGACATGGTGCGCGCGATGCACGGCTCGTGCGCGGTCCATGAGCGAAAGAAAGGGCATCTCGTGAATCGCGACGACTTCGTCGACGCTCCAATCACGGCGAATCGTAAACGCCTCGGTCATGGCTCGTCGATGTAGCCGACTCGGGGCGCGAGGAAAAGACGAAGCGAACAGAGGCGCGGAAGTAGCTGAAGCCGGCCGCCATCAAGACGGCACCGTTTTGGCTAGACGGCAGTCGTCCACCCATCGCCGAACGATCAGGAGCCCTCATGTCTCTCGAAAATTACCGACGCCCCAGGCTCGTCATTCTGCATCCTCGCTCGAGCACTCGTGAGGCCGCTCGCGCCATGGCGGACAACCACATCGGCGCAGTGCTCGTCACGGAAAACCAGAAGCTCGTCGGCATCGTCACCGACCGCGACCTCGCACTCGACGTGGTCGCCGGAGAGCTCGACTCGAATACGACGACCCTGCGCGATGTGATGAGCGACGAGATCGCATGCGTAGACGTCGACGACAGCGTGAAAGACGTGCTCGATACGATGCGCAAACACGCCTGCCGTCGCGTGCCGGTTCTTTCGGAGGGCCGGCCCGTCGGCATCGTCACGCTCGACGATTTGATCATCGAGGGCGCAGTCAGCCTCGACGATTTGCGTACGGTCGTTTGTGCGCAGCTCGAGATAGCCGCACGCTTCAAAGCCGAAGGAGAAACGCATCCACTGGTGCCAGCACGGCCCGACATGGACACGCGTTCACGTGCACGTCGCCGACGCGAGGCGCGCGCGGAGAACACCTACAATCGCCTGCTCGGCGCCGTCGAGCGACAAACCGGGCTCGAGTCACGCGAGCAAGCGGAACAAGCGCTGCGCATCGCGCTGTCGAACATCTGCCGCCGCCTCACGCCCGGCGAAGCACAACACTTGGTCGCTCAACTGCCGTCGAAACTCGCCATCTCGCTCGATCGCCCGTACGAAGGTCCCGACAAAACGATCACGACGGAGACCATTCAGTCGGACCTGCGACAAACCCTGCATCTGATTCCAGACCACGCCGCCGATATCTTGTATGCGGTGTGCGACGTCATCGCAGATTCGGTTTCGGCAGGAGAAATCGAAAGCGTTCGTGCCGAGTTACCGACGGCGATGAAAGATTTGTTTCCAACGATGCCGTACCGTCGAGCGGGGTGACATTTGTTGGATGTCAAACGTTCATGATTGCGTGACGTGAAGCGTCCGCGTCGACGAGACCCTCTTTCACGAGGCGCTGCACATCCATCGCGAGTGTGTGCATGCCGCTCGCCCCGCCGCGTTCCATGAGCTCCCGAAGCGACACGCTCTGCTCGGGACGCTTCAGCGCGAGCCGCACCGAGCTCGTCCCCAAGAGCACCTCGGTCGCCACGACGCGCCCATCGCCATCGGCACGCGGGAGAAGCCGCTGCACCACGATCGCCTGCAAGCACTCGGCCAAACGCTCACGCGTTTCATGCAAGTTCGAGCTCATCGAAAGGAGTCTGCCCACCGCGCGTTCGGGATCGGGCGCGTTCAGCGCCGAGAGCACCAAATGGCCCGTCTCGGCAGCTTGAAGCACCGCGTCCATCGTCGCCTCATCGCGGATGTCACTCACCATCAGCACGTTCGGGTCCTGCCTCAATGAAGACCGCACGCCGCTCGGAAACGAATCCGTGTCGACTCCAACTTCGCGCTGGCTGACGCTCGATCGACCATCTTCATGCATGAACTCGATCGGGTCCTCGATGGTGACGACATGCTTCGCGTGCGTCGCAACGATGTGCGCGATCATCGACGCGAGCGTCCACGACTTGCCATGCCCCGCATGCCCCACGACGAGCACGAGGCCGCGTTCACGGTCCGCCAATGCGCGCACCTGCTGAGGCAGCTTCAAGTCGTCGAAACTCGGGCACGCTTGCGGAATGACCCGCATGACGAGCGCCACCGAGCCGCGCTGCACGTACATGTTCACGCGAAACCGACCAAGCTGCGGAACCTCGTACGACACGTCCAACTCGCGGAACGAGGGCGCCGATGCGAGCGCTCCACTTCGTTGCGCAAGGATGAGCCGCGCAACCGCTTCGGTATCCTTGGGTTCGAGCGGTTCGGCGCGAAAATAAACGATTTCGCCACGTACGCGGGCACCAGGCGGTCGCCCCACCTTCAAGTGAACGTCGCTGGCATTGGCCGCATGCGCCTTCGCCAGAATTTGATGGAGAAATGCTTCACTCGCGTACGGCGTCGTCACGCTGACGAACCTAGCGCAGGCATCGGATACGGAAAAGAAATGCGCAAGCGCTTCGACGTAAGCATCACGGCGGATCCAAATCCGTTGGAATCTGCGAAGGATCCACGATTTTTTTCTCGGCCAAAGCTCGAGCGGCGGAAACGGCCAGCGCCCGATGCTCGCGTGGCAACGCTTCGTCTTTCGCGATCGCCAATACGGCTGCACCCGCTTCTGCAGCACCTTCGGGATCGACCCATTCTCGCGCTCGTGCGGGACGTCCAGCAATGCCGAGCAACGCGGAAAGCAGCAGCTCGCGTGATTCATTCGTCGCCGTGAGAGCTCGCTTGGCAAGAGGTCCAAGGGCCACGTCGGCGTCATCCGCGAGCGGCAATGAGGCGAGCGCCGTCGTCGTGATGTCTCCTCCGTCGTCGAGCGCGTCGAGCAATCCTGCCGCTCCGAGCGCATCCGCAAGCGCCTGTTTGTCCGCGAGATCCTCGCCCTTGGCGCGTTGCCATCGTTCATCCTCGAGGCGCGCACTCGGCGTCACGCCAGCCGCGGACGAAGGCGATGCAGCACTCGCAGAAAGAGGCACTCCGGCGGCCGAAGGCACGAGCGGCTGCGAATGCGCCTCGGGCGGCGTATGACCGCGACTGCATCCGAATAGCGCTGCGCCAAGGTACATTGCGGCCAGCCCAATTCGCCGTCGTTTCCGCACGCTCATGATCGCCCGCCTTAGCGCGGCATGCACGCGAAGCCAAGCTCCGCGACACAGGCATGCCGGCGAAGCTCACACATTTCCCATTCCCTGATGAAGTTACCGAATCGGCCTTCCAGAGATCGTGATGTCATTCTTTCGGAAATCCTACCATCTTCCCCGCCTGAGGATCCCACAACTTCAGCGACAAGCAGCGCCAGACGTCCCCCACGGACAAACT is part of the Polyangiaceae bacterium genome and harbors:
- the wecB gene encoding UDP-N-acetylglucosamine 2-epimerase (non-hydrolyzing) produces the protein MISLVAGTRPNFMKIAPIWRALSKRHVRTRLLHTGQHFDASMSEVFFRDLGLPAPDLTLHTGGGSPAEQTAAVLVGVEADLVAHRPRAVVVVGDVTSTLAAALAAAKLGIAVVHVEAGLRSRDWTMPEEINRVLTDQLSDLLLIPSRDAETNLLAEGIAAERIVFVGNVMIDSLLHTASHPTDVVARFDLADKPFALVTLHRPANVDERDAFVRAIDAVEAIARRIKVLFPLHPRTAARANALGLSGRIRAMQNLRLAEPLGHADFVTLMTHAKFVATDSGGLQEETTALGIPCLTMRKGTERPITLTEGTNTIVGLDAPLIGREVDAILAGNGKRGRIPEGWDGQTGERIADALIAFLAGTPPPKTAVHRA
- a CDS encoding glycogen debranching enzyme family protein is translated as MTSVSRFEDALVYPHLKVHGDLGLARSREWILGNGAGAYASSTIACLHTRRYHGLLVAAFDPPRGRHVTLSHVDVTVIVPPKPGAPRGLWDLAKHQFPGLDPDHGSFYLERFDQDPLPRWTYAVAGGELEVLLALVPGENAAVLRYTWRGPQPVICTLRPLLAMRHMHEMMREHGAMEQRVELRAGEMRVRPMRALPRLCFRYEGTFVGSPDWWRRFEYFEERSRGMEFHEDLWTPGVFEIRPDPSGIPNYLLVGVDKAPEGSPEALVAAACDAIAAADPGPERPALERRLSLAAKLFRADAVERPAIVPAYPWVDAWGREAIMSVPGLYFATGNVTEAMGAVRTMIASMHEGLVPNRLPDQGGALDTAAADTTLWLFDVAQGFAELLGETHPFVKDELLPVLSNVFELVLRGAPHDMHVTRDGLLAAGRSGDALTWMDARAHGKVVTSRVGCPVELTALWARACFSLARLASAAGLDALADRADTACHRARSAFQARFWCERTSYPYDVISEAETGEDSFQDETIRPNAVLALAIDSRCFAPDRARSTLDRARSELVTPAGLRTLAPHEPAYKGRCEGTVDERYAAHHQGSVFPWLLGPYARAARAVLPPDDPLVLELPTLIASAADRELAVGHVPQVAGGDDPNLLSGCIAHALGAAELLRALKG
- a CDS encoding shikimate dehydrogenase is translated as MSEGRVFALFGHPVSHSLSPVIHGAAYAALGLAYTFRAIDLPTEADLVRAFDDLRAGKFGGANVTLPHKRAALEMADVVDASAVEPGVANVLCRDDDGRIHAYNTDAEALARDIETDLPEAPRLHAVVIGGGGAGFAAVVACRKLGYERVGVTSRSWLSREYLETLPVTGRMRALGAEVFPWPSNDPGSGPLAVQRLQSEWFEFVRASSLVVQATSAGMAGADAGEAVTEIVPWAELAQHTLAYDVVYNPPVTPFLRAAMAHGLLARGGLGMLVRQAARSIELWIGQSPPLDVMQRAAEQAFDRQGPAG
- the xseA gene encoding exodeoxyribonuclease VII large subunit: MISVAELDHRLKRLVEGGTQDARVVGEVAGMRLHSSGHAYFKLKDEAEEACVDCVMYKTAPPRARKMLADGARVVLIGRATVYVPRGQLQFVATDVRPVGRGALLEALERLKQRLASEGLFAPERKRPLPQDPQVIGVVTSGDGAAIHDIIAVSFRRASPRILLARATVQGAGAAQSMVRALDMLARVPEVEVIILGRGGGSAEDLLAYNDEALVRKVASLSVPVVSAVGHEIDTTLTDLVADARAATPSQAAEMLVPDRAARLTVLKQLFQRTYRAMKHNVSTRRANLDRLTSRVGSPAQLVAERQQQLDEAEMRLERALRRAVAKRQTELSQLETRLGSRHPRAVVASARGAIGPLEVRLGAAMHRRMESLRTRLGSQAVRMDAMSPLAVLARGYAIATTEGGRAVRSATDVAAGDRISVRVHHGALVAEVLEVLPERQPSLRDTGTDE
- a CDS encoding acetyl-CoA carboxylase biotin carboxylase subunit, which codes for MIRKVLIANRGEIAVRIIRTLRELGIASVAVYSDADRQSLHVRLADEAYPIGPAPARESYLLIERILGAARKSGADAIHPGYGFLSENREFAEACENAGIVFIGPPASAMAAMGSKTAARAKMAAAGVPITPGGDASTVEEARATAARVGYPVLLKAAMGGGGKGMRLVHDASEMESAFDRARSEALRAFGDATVYIEKAILEPRHVEIQVLGDKHGNMVHLFERDCSIQRRHQKVVEETPCPVATPELIARMGEVAVKGALSVGYFSAGTFEFLLGEDGNFYFLEMNTRLQVEHPITEWITGTDLVAEMIRVAAGEKLPFRQENITRRGAAIECRIYAEDPMGFLPSPGKIECLRVPSGPWLRDDGGFYEGAIVPSHYDPLISKISTWGPDRPTALRRMRRALSEYVVTGIKTNIVFHEKLLAHPAFESGRYATSFIDKHKAELCSYSELGPEEELHFAAAIAAATARNERKAQPATGDDVSGNHCGLSPWVQQHRATVLR